One Echinicola strongylocentroti DNA window includes the following coding sequences:
- a CDS encoding alpha-ketoglutarate-dependent dioxygenase AlkB family protein, with product MDLFNQHSLYDILPFDGTVHYHGKIFGTNQSSEYFEKLRNTIEWRHDEAVLYGKHYVTKRKVAWYGDEGFEYRYSGTTKQALPWTKELTVLKAIVEEKSGISFNSCLLNLYHDGDEGMAWHSDGEKMLGDDPIVTSLSFGAERKFSFKHKTTKQTVSLVLENGSLLVMREGSQKHWLHRLPPTKKVTRPRISLTFRRIFM from the coding sequence ATGGATCTTTTTAACCAACATAGCCTATACGATATCTTGCCCTTTGATGGCACGGTGCATTACCATGGCAAAATATTCGGGACAAATCAATCCTCCGAATACTTCGAAAAGCTACGGAATACCATCGAATGGAGACATGATGAGGCTGTACTTTATGGGAAGCACTATGTCACCAAGCGCAAAGTGGCTTGGTATGGAGATGAGGGTTTTGAGTACCGCTATTCCGGCACTACCAAACAAGCACTCCCTTGGACCAAGGAATTAACAGTGCTCAAAGCCATTGTAGAGGAAAAGTCGGGAATTTCTTTTAATTCTTGCCTGCTAAACCTCTACCATGATGGCGACGAAGGCATGGCCTGGCACAGCGATGGTGAAAAAATGCTTGGCGATGATCCCATCGTGACCTCCCTCTCTTTTGGCGCCGAGCGCAAATTCTCCTTTAAGCACAAAACCACCAAACAAACCGTCAGTTTGGTACTCGAAAATGGCAGCTTGCTCGTCATGCGCGAAGGTTCCCAAAAACACTGGCTACACCGTCTCCCTCCCACCAAGAAAGTCACCCGACCAAGAATCAGTCTCACTTTCCGTCGCATTTTTATGTAG
- a CDS encoding HmuY family protein → MKKVNFIALAMLAMPLFVACTNDEDTEPEVVEELEAVMVEDLYAPNSNPGSDDGQEYDYVYYSFEKNTVVDSKDEDWDIAFKSTEIIVNGGVNGDGNVKGALLSGTVFEELEGLPDDMELSVDTEEMNAIPNDMQNGWWNYDRSTHFVTPKAAIVLVFQTNSGNSVKMEILSFFKGNPPAEEYELRDMYHYTFRYVLQPNGTKTF, encoded by the coding sequence ATGAAAAAAGTAAACTTTATTGCGCTGGCGATGCTGGCAATGCCACTGTTCGTAGCCTGTACCAATGATGAGGACACCGAGCCTGAAGTAGTAGAAGAATTGGAGGCGGTGATGGTAGAGGATTTGTATGCCCCCAATAGTAATCCAGGGTCTGACGATGGTCAAGAATATGATTATGTGTATTATAGTTTTGAAAAAAATACGGTGGTAGATTCTAAGGATGAAGATTGGGACATCGCTTTTAAATCAACAGAGATAATCGTAAATGGTGGTGTTAATGGTGACGGAAACGTAAAGGGAGCGTTATTGTCGGGAACTGTATTCGAGGAACTTGAAGGTTTACCTGACGATATGGAATTATCAGTAGATACGGAAGAAATGAATGCTATTCCTAATGACATGCAAAATGGTTGGTGGAATTACGATAGGAGTACCCATTTTGTGACTCCAAAAGCAGCAATTGTGCTTGTTTTTCAGACAAACTCAGGGAACTCTGTGAAAATGGAAATTTTAAGTTTCTTCAAAGGAAACCCACCCGCAGAAGAATATGAACTCAGGGATATGTACCACTATACATTCAGATACGTACTCCAGCCCAATGGAACAAAGACTTTCTAA